A DNA window from Acidobacteriota bacterium contains the following coding sequences:
- the mutL gene encoding DNA mismatch repair endonuclease MutL: MNKIKILSDNLANQIAAGEVVERPASVVKELVENSIDAAAARIQIDIELGGRRLMRISDDGEGMSRDDAILAFERHATSKIKTAEDLGSIATLGFRGEALASIASVAKVELLTKTEPEGTASRVVIEGGRLIDVKDAARDTGTTISVRDLFYNTPARRKFMRSEATENYHLTSIVTHYALAHPEIAFTLTNNGREVIRVAPAKDLRERAFQIFGRDLLESLLPVDGGREYVAKVSGFVSAPRERRTTRDSQYFFVNKRFVRDKTIAGGLLEGFRSVLPHGVYPVAFLFLEMPLEEIDVNVHPAKTEVRFRRGEAVKDVIAEAIRAALANAGIVGELRPERDLEPETQPVYAPPVHVQPPEQSRIEFIDNTLEFKPKDTEQAREPEPLVRVASANPQLERGDVYHPLVVEDPSLEAAGFFVAEGISVPEERLPPAGYAVLPPVDSGIKVARSIEIDAVSGSKIQPIGQLHDSFIIAVDDEGLLLIDQHVAHERILFDKFRKSETDRQIESQNLLLPETIDLSPAQSEAFQLIEDDLESLGFGLMRLSGRTVAIKSIPTDLQPAEARNLFSEILDTVEHEKKGGAKKTLRDYIAASLACKAAVKINMKLTPEKMRWMIDRLLVTTSPTTCPHGRPVILRLSMKDIERAFHRT, encoded by the coding sequence ATGAACAAGATAAAGATCCTATCCGATAATCTTGCAAACCAGATCGCCGCTGGCGAGGTAGTCGAGCGGCCTGCGTCTGTCGTCAAGGAACTCGTCGAAAACTCGATCGACGCCGCCGCGGCACGCATCCAGATCGATATAGAACTCGGCGGGCGACGCCTGATGCGGATCAGCGACGACGGCGAAGGCATGAGCCGCGACGACGCGATCCTGGCATTCGAACGGCACGCGACTTCGAAGATCAAAACTGCGGAAGATCTCGGCAGCATCGCAACGCTCGGGTTCCGCGGAGAAGCTCTGGCGTCTATTGCGTCTGTTGCAAAGGTCGAACTCTTAACAAAGACCGAACCCGAAGGCACGGCCTCTCGCGTCGTTATCGAGGGCGGACGGCTGATCGACGTAAAGGACGCCGCACGCGACACGGGGACGACGATATCGGTCCGCGATCTTTTTTACAATACGCCTGCGAGACGCAAATTCATGCGGTCCGAGGCGACCGAAAATTATCATCTGACCAGTATCGTCACGCACTACGCACTCGCTCACCCGGAGATCGCTTTCACGCTGACGAATAACGGCCGCGAGGTCATCCGCGTCGCTCCGGCGAAGGATCTGCGGGAACGGGCATTCCAAATATTCGGCCGAGATCTGCTAGAGAGTCTTTTGCCAGTCGATGGCGGCAGGGAATATGTGGCGAAGGTATCTGGATTTGTGTCCGCTCCCCGTGAGCGTCGAACAACGCGTGATTCTCAGTATTTCTTTGTAAACAAACGCTTTGTCCGCGATAAAACGATCGCGGGCGGCCTGCTCGAAGGCTTCCGTTCGGTCCTTCCGCACGGCGTTTATCCGGTCGCATTTCTGTTTCTCGAAATGCCCCTTGAGGAGATAGATGTGAACGTCCATCCGGCGAAAACCGAGGTGCGTTTTCGCCGCGGAGAAGCTGTAAAAGATGTGATCGCCGAGGCCATTCGTGCCGCTCTCGCGAACGCCGGGATCGTGGGGGAACTTAGGCCCGAGCGTGATCTTGAACCCGAAACTCAGCCAGTCTATGCTCCGCCGGTACATGTTCAGCCGCCTGAGCAAAGCCGGATCGAATTTATTGACAACACGCTTGAATTCAAGCCGAAAGATACTGAACAGGCACGTGAGCCCGAGCCGCTTGTTCGCGTCGCCTCCGCGAATCCGCAGCTCGAGCGAGGCGATGTTTATCATCCGCTGGTTGTCGAAGATCCGTCTTTAGAAGCGGCCGGATTCTTCGTGGCCGAGGGCATTTCGGTTCCCGAAGAGCGGTTGCCGCCAGCGGGCTATGCGGTTTTGCCGCCGGTGGATTCAGGAATAAAGGTCGCTAGATCGATCGAGATCGACGCCGTTTCCGGTTCGAAGATCCAGCCGATCGGACAGCTTCATGACAGCTTTATTATCGCAGTGGATGACGAAGGCCTGCTGCTGATCGACCAGCACGTGGCTCACGAGCGGATCCTTTTCGACAAGTTCCGGAAGAGCGAGACGGACCGGCAGATCGAGTCGCAAAATCTGCTTTTGCCTGAAACGATCGACCTTTCGCCGGCTCAATCCGAGGCCTTTCAGTTGATCGAGGACGATCTGGAATCGCTCGGATTCGGACTGATGCGCCTTTCGGGTCGAACGGTGGCGATCAAGAGCATTCCGACCGATCTGCAGCCGGCGGAGGCGAGAAATCTGTTTTCGGAGATCCTGGACACTGTCGAGCACGAGAAAAAAGGCGGTGCGAAAAAGACCTTGCGGGATTACATCGCTGCCAGCCTGGCCTGCAAGGCGGCGGTCAAGATCAACATGAAGCTCACGCCCGAGAAGATGCGCTGGATGATCGACCGTTTGCTCGTCACGACGTCGCCGACCACCTGTCCGCACGGACGACCGGTTATTTTGCGGCTTTCGATGAAGGACATTGAGCGGGCGTTTCACCGAACCTAG
- a CDS encoding sodium:solute symporter produces MRSLDWAIVVAYLIYVVWDGIRMTKHSGSKEGYFLADRGLPWWAVGLSVMATQLSAITLVGTTGQAYSDGMRFIQFYYGLPFAMIILCVTVVPFFHRANVFTAYEYLEKRFDVKVRTLTSFFFLISRGLGVGTIISAPSIVLSIVFGWNLIATIFAIGLSTTIYTVFGGVQAVTWTDVKQMVIIGFGLSVCFLVILWSFPAGVTLGDGLHLAGSLGKLNMVDTTFDLKEKYTIWSGLIGGLFLMLGYFGCDQSQVQRFLTAKSVDEGRTSLLMSAFLKIPMQFGILLIGIMVFVFYQFTAPPIVFNPAEVDKAAQTEEFRQIQSKYAAAHAERREAALKFEPEDGQLRQNYIEADKKFNESRKEAVAFVRSTSNPGFNDINYVFPTFVLENMPMGVIGLLIAAIFAAAMSSIAAELNALATATTIDFYRRLYKPDATDAHYVAVGRATTFIWGIFACIVAIFATNLGSLIEVVNKFGSFFYGSLLGVFVLAFVVKRARARGAFFGLLFGITSVWTASIFTDIEFLWFNVIGCLVTVLAGFLISLTVGDEPERGDADTQSL; encoded by the coding sequence ATGAGATCACTCGATTGGGCAATCGTCGTCGCGTACCTTATTTACGTCGTTTGGGATGGTATCCGAATGACGAAGCACAGCGGCAGTAAGGAAGGGTATTTCCTAGCCGATCGCGGCCTGCCGTGGTGGGCTGTCGGGCTGTCAGTAATGGCGACGCAGCTTTCGGCGATCACCCTCGTTGGGACTACGGGCCAGGCCTATAGCGATGGGATGCGATTCATTCAGTTCTACTACGGACTGCCGTTTGCGATGATCATTCTTTGCGTGACGGTCGTACCGTTCTTTCACCGGGCCAATGTTTTTACGGCCTACGAGTACCTTGAAAAGCGCTTCGATGTAAAGGTTCGCACGCTTACGAGCTTCTTTTTTCTCATCTCACGCGGACTTGGCGTTGGTACGATCATCTCAGCGCCATCGATAGTTCTCTCGATCGTTTTCGGCTGGAATCTGATAGCCACGATCTTCGCGATCGGGCTCTCGACAACGATATACACCGTGTTTGGCGGCGTTCAGGCGGTCACGTGGACGGACGTGAAGCAGATGGTGATCATCGGTTTTGGGCTGAGCGTCTGTTTTCTGGTGATCCTGTGGAGCTTTCCGGCCGGTGTGACGCTCGGTGACGGACTCCATTTGGCGGGCAGTCTGGGCAAACTGAATATGGTCGATACCACTTTCGACCTGAAGGAAAAATACACCATCTGGTCGGGATTGATCGGTGGCCTATTCCTCATGCTCGGCTATTTCGGCTGCGATCAGAGCCAGGTGCAGCGGTTCCTCACGGCAAAGTCGGTTGACGAAGGCCGCACTTCGCTATTGATGAGCGCTTTTTTGAAGATCCCGATGCAGTTCGGGATCCTGCTGATCGGCATCATGGTCTTTGTGTTTTATCAGTTCACGGCACCGCCGATCGTTTTTAACCCGGCGGAGGTCGACAAAGCGGCCCAGACAGAAGAATTCCGGCAGATACAGAGTAAATATGCCGCGGCTCATGCCGAACGTCGCGAAGCTGCTTTGAAATTTGAACCCGAAGATGGGCAGTTACGCCAGAACTACATCGAAGCGGATAAAAAGTTCAACGAGAGCCGCAAGGAGGCTGTTGCATTCGTCCGATCGACCAGTAATCCTGGCTTTAACGACATCAACTACGTCTTCCCGACATTCGTGCTGGAAAATATGCCGATGGGCGTGATCGGGCTGTTGATCGCCGCGATATTTGCGGCGGCGATGTCATCCATCGCGGCGGAACTCAACGCTCTGGCGACGGCGACGACCATCGATTTCTACAGGCGTCTTTATAAGCCCGACGCTACCGACGCGCACTATGTAGCCGTCGGCCGGGCGACTACGTTTATCTGGGGAATCTTTGCGTGTATCGTTGCGATCTTTGCGACAAATCTGGGTTCGCTGATCGAGGTCGTCAACAAATTTGGCTCGTTCTTTTACGGCTCGCTGCTTGGGGTGTTTGTGCTGGCATTTGTGGTAAAAAGGGCTCGGGCACGCGGAGCATTTTTTGGGTTGTTGTTTGGAATCACTTCGGTTTGGACGGCGAGTATTTTTACCGACATTGAATTTCTTTGGTTCAACGTGATCGGCTGTCTGGTTACGGTTTTGGCCGGTTTCCTGATCAGCTTGACGGTCGGAGATGAACCAGAACGCGGAGACGCAGATACACAGAGTTTATGA
- a CDS encoding PIG-L family deacetylase, whose amino-acid sequence MHSALPLTTSAQVRPVNDYGALGIGRLLRKLNTTASVMMVGAHPDDEDSSLLAFLARGENARTSYLSLTRGDGGQNIIGPELFESLGVIRTEELLQARRLDGAEQYFARAFDYGFSKSLAEAKQKWDEKIVLCDVVRGIRGFRPMVVLSRFSGTPSDGHGQHQYAGYITPLAVKAAADPAQCTQSGTPWQVQKFYSGIGGTPSLRVNTGQFDTMLGRSYSEIAIEGRSQHRSQGEGRIEVRGERFSGLNLVDSKVAKVEKETSIFDGLDTTVTGLSAVAGNSFPGLAADLESIKRSAETALKEFRPVEIRAMSPALQTGLRSTRDARAKLSNSSEASSRAIDSILARKEAEFSAAIASSYGITLDALSDKETVVPGDDLLANINVYFPKDQTVSVKQISLKVPSGWNAAKTVAPTAANPGFAGRDVANQAEYYAVTVAKNAVITQPYWLIEPRDGDLFRWPQDDTQNLPFQPQLLSAQATFSVGGIEIVLEQPVQYRFADPSRGEIRREINVVPALSLSVDQRLIVIPQSEKPQTRTLAINVTSNSVKPISGVTALSVEKLPKWDIKQNSSGFMLKTKGENSTLSVHMSIPARTQLGTYYISPNASSGNVTAEQTMTTIAYPHIQTHRYYTRAETKVEVLDLKVSPVKVGYIMGSGDEVPEAIRQIGLAVTMLEEKDVASGDLSKFDTIVVGIRASETRPDLVANNGRLLEYAKNGGNVIVQYQRGNWTALAPFPVTVADTQRTAAGSIARVVDENAKVNILEPAHPVFNTPNKITDADFSGWVQERNAYNLVTFDAQFTPLLESHDAGEAENKGGLVVAQLGKGTWTYCSYSFFRQLPNGVSGAYRLFANLLSLPKAQKPKATK is encoded by the coding sequence TTGCATTCAGCACTCCCGCTCACGACGTCAGCGCAGGTTAGGCCGGTAAATGATTACGGTGCGTTGGGAATTGGCCGTTTGCTTAGAAAGCTGAATACAACGGCGAGCGTGATGATGGTCGGAGCACATCCTGATGATGAAGATTCGTCGCTGCTGGCCTTTCTCGCACGCGGTGAGAACGCGAGAACATCTTACCTGAGCCTGACCCGCGGTGACGGAGGGCAGAACATCATCGGGCCGGAACTGTTCGAATCGCTCGGTGTCATCCGCACCGAAGAGCTACTGCAGGCACGCCGTTTGGACGGTGCGGAGCAGTATTTTGCCCGGGCATTCGACTATGGCTTTTCAAAATCGCTGGCGGAGGCGAAGCAGAAATGGGATGAGAAGATCGTTCTCTGCGACGTCGTTCGCGGGATCCGCGGCTTCAGGCCGATGGTCGTTTTATCACGGTTTTCGGGCACACCTTCGGATGGTCACGGCCAGCATCAGTACGCCGGCTATATTACGCCTCTGGCTGTGAAAGCGGCGGCGGATCCGGCTCAGTGCACGCAGTCAGGAACGCCTTGGCAAGTGCAAAAATTTTACAGCGGTATCGGCGGAACACCGAGTTTGCGGGTGAATACGGGGCAGTTCGACACGATGCTTGGGAGATCGTACTCAGAGATCGCGATCGAAGGCCGCAGCCAGCACAGGTCGCAGGGTGAGGGCCGGATCGAGGTACGGGGAGAAAGATTCTCGGGCTTAAATTTGGTAGACAGTAAAGTCGCGAAGGTCGAGAAGGAAACGAGCATTTTTGATGGTCTCGATACGACGGTCACGGGCTTGTCAGCGGTTGCGGGGAACTCTTTTCCGGGGCTCGCGGCAGATCTCGAATCGATCAAGAGATCCGCTGAAACGGCACTGAAAGAATTTCGTCCGGTCGAGATCCGAGCGATGTCGCCGGCGCTTCAAACTGGGCTACGATCGACCAGAGATGCGAGAGCCAAGCTCTCGAACAGCTCCGAGGCGAGCAGTCGTGCCATTGACTCGATCCTCGCCCGTAAGGAAGCTGAATTTTCGGCGGCAATAGCATCGAGTTATGGCATAACGCTCGACGCTTTATCTGACAAGGAAACGGTGGTTCCGGGTGACGATCTGCTTGCGAACATTAACGTTTATTTTCCAAAAGATCAGACGGTCAGCGTCAAGCAGATCTCGCTGAAGGTTCCGAGCGGCTGGAATGCCGCGAAGACTGTTGCACCAACGGCCGCAAATCCTGGATTTGCTGGTCGCGATGTCGCGAACCAAGCAGAGTATTACGCAGTGACTGTCGCAAAAAATGCGGTGATCACCCAGCCATATTGGCTTATCGAACCGCGTGATGGCGATCTGTTTCGTTGGCCTCAGGATGATACACAGAACCTGCCGTTTCAGCCCCAACTCCTGTCCGCACAAGCGACATTCAGCGTGGGTGGGATCGAGATCGTGCTCGAACAGCCGGTGCAGTACCGCTTTGCAGATCCGTCGCGGGGCGAAATACGGCGTGAGATCAATGTAGTTCCAGCCCTATCGCTAAGCGTCGATCAAAGATTAATTGTCATCCCGCAGAGTGAAAAACCGCAGACGCGAACGTTGGCAATCAACGTAACAAGCAACTCGGTAAAGCCGATTTCAGGCGTCACGGCTTTGAGTGTCGAAAAGCTGCCAAAATGGGATATTAAGCAAAATTCAAGCGGCTTTATGCTCAAAACCAAAGGTGAGAATTCGACTTTGAGCGTCCATATGAGCATTCCTGCAAGAACGCAGCTCGGTACCTATTACATCTCTCCGAACGCTTCGTCCGGCAACGTTACTGCCGAGCAGACAATGACGACGATAGCTTATCCGCACATTCAGACGCACCGTTATTACACGCGTGCCGAGACAAAGGTTGAGGTTCTCGATCTAAAGGTGTCACCCGTCAAGGTCGGCTATATTATGGGCAGCGGTGACGAGGTGCCTGAGGCGATCAGGCAAATTGGACTCGCGGTCACGATGCTTGAGGAAAAAGATGTCGCGTCGGGCGATCTATCGAAGTTTGACACGATCGTGGTCGGCATTAGGGCGTCGGAAACGCGGCCTGATCTGGTTGCGAATAACGGTCGACTGCTCGAGTACGCAAAGAACGGCGGCAACGTCATTGTGCAATACCAACGCGGTAATTGGACGGCACTTGCTCCATTTCCGGTGACGGTCGCGGATACTCAAAGAACGGCTGCAGGTAGCATTGCACGCGTCGTAGACGAAAACGCCAAAGTGAATATTCTCGAGCCCGCACATCCGGTATTCAATACGCCGAACAAGATCACTGACGCGGATTTCAGCGGCTGGGTTCAAGAGCGGAATGCTTATAACCTGGTGACCTTTGACGCGCAGTTCACGCCGCTTCTAGAATCGCATGATGCCGGCGAGGCGGAGAATAAGGGCGGACTCGTTGTCGCGCAGTTAGGGAAGGGAACTTGGACGTATTGCAGCTATTCTTTCTTTCGCCAATTGCCGAATGGCGTCAGTGGAGCGTATCGGTTGTTCGCAAATCTACTAAGTCTGCCGAAGGCACAAAAACCGAAAGCGACGAAGTAA
- the bshC gene encoding bacillithiol biosynthesis cysteine-adding enzyme BshC, with the protein MKQETARESASGKPGCRVSRLPFSEIPHQSRLFVQYQNDPLSLKKFYPNVLASPDDVVSFIPTVLSNYTTDRGQLCDVLSEINTALDTGALTGENIEKLRDLETVAVITGQQAGLFTGPLYTIYKALSAVKLARELTEKGIKAVPVFWAATEDHDFEEVSEAFFVDKIGSVTVAKYSPKSRIEGTPVGTVTIDGELVKMIEQVFDDLPRNEFSAEIPDRLAQIWAEGTKFGEAFGKTLAWLLGKFGIVYIDPMHPGVKRLSSPIFASAIENVDAIVSSVVARGRELVDQGYHAQVLVEEDYFPLFWHDDEGRRLALRKTGEGVFKEKTGRRSFSVSELRQIAVNEPGRFSPGVMLRPVVQDFLFPTACYFGGGAEVAYFAQNSEVYRVLGRPATPVFHRQSFTVVEAKQRRVLTKFDLELKDLFDEKENTILDLAANSVSPETARLFAEVEERINTEMNRLDQAVSHIEPTLAANVARRRHRIVYHIAALRKKSLIAKVRNDEISNRQIAELFASLMPNGGLQERTINVFSFLNRYGLQFIDWIYDAIDLDDKDHRIIEL; encoded by the coding sequence TTGAAGCAAGAGACCGCTCGTGAATCTGCATCGGGGAAGCCTGGCTGTCGGGTTTCGCGATTACCATTCTCAGAGATACCGCACCAGTCGCGGCTTTTTGTTCAGTATCAGAACGACCCTCTGTCCCTCAAAAAATTCTACCCTAACGTACTCGCATCGCCCGACGATGTCGTGTCATTTATTCCGACGGTACTTTCTAATTACACGACCGATCGCGGCCAACTCTGCGACGTTCTATCTGAGATCAACACGGCTCTCGATACCGGTGCTCTAACGGGTGAGAACATTGAGAAGCTCAGAGATCTGGAAACGGTCGCGGTTATAACGGGACAGCAGGCAGGATTGTTCACCGGCCCTCTCTATACGATCTATAAAGCACTCTCTGCCGTAAAGCTGGCCCGGGAATTGACTGAGAAAGGAATAAAGGCCGTTCCGGTGTTTTGGGCGGCGACCGAGGACCACGATTTCGAAGAGGTTTCCGAAGCGTTCTTCGTAGACAAGATAGGCTCTGTTACCGTTGCGAAGTACTCGCCCAAAAGCAGGATCGAGGGAACGCCCGTCGGGACCGTTACGATCGACGGCGAACTGGTGAAAATGATCGAACAGGTTTTCGATGATCTGCCCCGAAATGAATTTTCGGCAGAGATTCCCGACCGATTAGCTCAGATCTGGGCCGAGGGGACGAAGTTTGGTGAAGCATTCGGGAAGACTCTGGCTTGGTTACTTGGCAAATTTGGGATCGTTTACATCGATCCGATGCACCCAGGTGTCAAACGGCTTTCATCTCCGATCTTTGCGTCGGCGATCGAGAATGTGGACGCGATCGTGTCGAGCGTTGTTGCTCGCGGCAGGGAATTGGTGGATCAGGGCTATCACGCGCAAGTTTTGGTCGAGGAAGATTACTTTCCACTGTTCTGGCACGACGACGAAGGGCGGCGTCTTGCCCTCAGAAAGACCGGTGAAGGCGTTTTTAAGGAGAAAACAGGCCGAAGGTCGTTTTCCGTCTCAGAATTGCGTCAGATCGCCGTAAATGAGCCGGGCCGTTTCAGCCCGGGCGTCATGCTGCGGCCTGTGGTGCAGGATTTTCTGTTCCCGACCGCGTGTTATTTCGGCGGCGGGGCTGAGGTTGCATATTTTGCCCAGAACAGTGAAGTTTACCGGGTACTCGGACGTCCGGCGACGCCCGTATTCCACCGGCAGAGTTTTACCGTAGTTGAGGCAAAACAGCGCCGCGTGCTTACCAAATTCGATCTTGAACTCAAGGATCTGTTCGATGAGAAGGAAAACACAATCCTGGATCTCGCCGCGAACAGTGTTTCGCCTGAGACCGCGCGGCTCTTTGCGGAGGTCGAAGAGCGGATCAATACGGAGATGAATCGGCTCGACCAGGCAGTTTCGCACATTGAGCCGACGCTTGCGGCAAATGTTGCCCGCCGTCGGCATCGGATCGTCTATCACATAGCGGCGTTGCGAAAGAAATCATTGATCGCAAAGGTTCGAAACGATGAGATCTCGAACCGCCAGATCGCCGAGCTTTTTGCAAGCCTGATGCCGAACGGCGGGCTGCAGGAACGCACGATAAACGTGTTCTCGTTCCTGAATAGATACGGATTGCAGTTCATCGACTGGATCTACGACGCGATCGATCTTGATGACAAAGATCACCGGATAATAGAGCTGTAA